Proteins found in one Poecilia reticulata strain Guanapo linkage group LG6, Guppy_female_1.0+MT, whole genome shotgun sequence genomic segment:
- the LOC103465835 gene encoding uncharacterized protein LOC103465835 has protein sequence NYEGLTKSHFLRWTHNSNIIFLRAQNTVRPGKPEDVNATGSLLLRSVNLQSSGTYLANVLXANSTVATTWTGQLCVMEKVPKPRLNYNCGTNVVKLNCEVSKPEGLVFSWTHDKKILPSETRQTVSXSLSNIKDDNNFSCSVENKVSKESSETVRPTCTAPMLCFKSKTVLGVLAGGAGLILILLVVTVILCLSYRRAKTNMQLSDRVEFKKLSVHKREAEPVTEYENVHGVESWLSPSPQPSPRACYQKLDVGTDRKSPQLSTAAEGQRVSPVPKPRTKNAKTQNI, from the coding sequence AATTATGAAGGACTgacaaagtcacattttttgagATGGACTCATAACTCCAACATTATTTTCTTAAGAGCACAAAATACAGTGAGACCTGGGAAACCAGAAGACGTCAATGCAACTGGATCTCTGCTGCTGAGGAGTGTCAATCTGCAAAGTTCAGGAACTTATCTAGCAAACGTCCTGMATGCTAACAGCACCGTGGCTACAACCTGGACTGGTCAGCTCTGTGTGATGGAAAAGGTACCAAAACCTCGACTCAATTATAACTGCGGCACCAACGTCGTTAAGCTTAACTGTGAAGTCTCCAAGCCTGAGGGTTTGGTTTTCTCCTGGACGCATGATAAAAAGATCTTACCAAGTGAAACAAGACAAACTGTCAGCRTATCACTGAGCAACATAAAGGACGACAACAACTTTTCCTGCAGCGTGGAAAACAAAGTGAGCAAGGAGAGCAGCGAGACCGTTCGGCCCACATGCACAGCCCCAATGCTTTGCTTTAAATCCAAAACTGTTYTGGGAGTCCTGGCAGGAGGAGCaggtctgattttaattttgctcGTCGTTACTGTCATCTTGTGCCTCTCATACAGACGAGCCAAAACTAACATGCAGCTCAGTGACAGAGTGGAGTTCAAGAAGCTTTCTGTACACAAGCGGGAGGCGGAGCCCGTCACAGAGTATGAGAACGTACACGGCGTGGAGAGTTGGCTGTCCCCGAGTCCACAGCCTTCACCAAGGGCCTGTTACCAGAAACTGGATGTTGGGACTGACAGAAAGTCTCCACAGCTGTCCACAGCTGCCGAGGGGCAACGAGTGTCTCCGGTGCCAAAGCCGAGGACGAAGAATGCCAAGACACAGAACATCTGA